A portion of the Nitratidesulfovibrio termitidis HI1 genome contains these proteins:
- a CDS encoding NADH-quinone oxidoreductase subunit C yields the protein MLTRPAQLQAKALLDQRLPDAAGADISWTEDAHGNIYGWILLDNAPRLAELAPAMSRCRLRLCTMTAYDPERDPANPQRAIAYHFDLDGLTLTVTAPLVMPTVNDVDEDGEATGKPEVPSITPWFRNADWNEREFMEMYDIAVTGHPNPKRLFLDERLDAGIMGQMIPLSTMMNGASTQDLWERIMSAKLPEGTSVATASTASTGTDEETQA from the coding sequence ATGCTGACACGCCCCGCGCAACTGCAGGCTAAGGCACTGCTGGACCAGCGGCTGCCCGACGCGGCAGGCGCAGACATATCCTGGACCGAGGACGCCCACGGCAACATCTACGGCTGGATCCTGCTGGACAACGCCCCGCGCCTTGCGGAACTGGCCCCGGCCATGTCCCGCTGCCGCCTGCGCCTGTGCACCATGACCGCCTACGACCCGGAGCGCGACCCTGCCAACCCGCAGCGCGCCATTGCCTACCACTTCGACCTGGACGGCCTGACCCTTACGGTCACCGCGCCGCTGGTCATGCCTACCGTTAATGACGTGGACGAGGACGGCGAAGCCACGGGCAAGCCCGAGGTGCCTTCCATCACTCCGTGGTTCCGCAACGCCGACTGGAACGAGCGCGAATTCATGGAAATGTACGACATCGCGGTTACCGGTCACCCCAATCCCAAGCGGCTGTTCCTGGACGAGCGGCTGGACGCGGGCATCATGGGCCAGATGATTCCCCTGTCCACCATGATGAACGGTGCCTCCACCCAGGATCTGTGGGAACGCATCATGTCGGCGAAGCTGCCGGAAGGCACATCTGTCGCCACCGCTTCCACCGCCTCCACTGGCACCGACGAGGAGACCCAGGCATGA
- a CDS encoding 4Fe-4S dicluster domain-containing protein, whose amino-acid sequence MTNSLMRYVVFAEADKCKACKKCELACIASHNNMTIKEAVKKRNLFQPRVHVIKTDSVKMPVQCRQCVDAPCARVCPTDALVQEDGVVVMRQQYCAACQLCVMACPYGAIELSFIGLPEEGADAAQPAQHRREVAVRCDVCADWRAKEGKDQGACVEACPVKALHMVTIDEYRAMQR is encoded by the coding sequence ATGACCAATTCGCTCATGCGGTACGTCGTCTTCGCTGAAGCAGACAAGTGCAAGGCCTGCAAGAAGTGCGAACTTGCCTGCATCGCCTCGCACAACAACATGACCATCAAGGAAGCCGTGAAGAAGCGCAACCTCTTCCAGCCCCGCGTGCACGTCATCAAGACCGACAGCGTCAAGATGCCCGTGCAGTGCCGCCAGTGCGTCGACGCCCCCTGCGCCCGCGTGTGCCCCACCGACGCGCTGGTACAGGAAGACGGCGTGGTGGTGATGCGTCAGCAGTACTGCGCCGCCTGCCAGCTGTGCGTCATGGCCTGCCCGTACGGCGCCATCGAGCTGTCCTTCATCGGTCTGCCCGAAGAAGGCGCCGATGCCGCCCAACCCGCCCAGCACCGCCGCGAAGTGGCCGTGCGCTGCGACGTGTGCGCCGACTGGCGCGCCAAGGAAGGCAAGGACCAGGGCGCCTGCGTGGAGGCCTGCCCGGTCAAGGCCCTGCACATGGTCACCATTGACGAATACCGCGCCATGCAGCGCTAG
- a CDS encoding respiratory chain complex I subunit 1 family protein — MSYATELFTQTGLGLLGLLVFPGGLFALAVGLFLKGLDRRIEARLQRRVGPPLIQPYLDIAKLFTKETVMPASANRAAFLLAPLLGLTGMAVCAALLPVPGVSGGLPAMGDLLVIFYLLPLPAIALMVGGSASSSPFGAMGFSREMTLMFAYEMPLLAVMLAVAMKVGMATGGGAEFSLASIVDYQLANGQLAFDPVMIPALLAYLLFLPGTMGTVPFDVPEAETEIIEGPLLEYSGPALAFFHIASALKTVVVLGLGVALFLPGTVPGGIVANIPWFVLKCAALMAVSLTLVKSATGRFRVDQAFTFYLKYPSVLALASLVLAWRGM; from the coding sequence ATGTCCTACGCAACCGAACTCTTCACCCAGACCGGCCTTGGCCTGCTCGGCCTGCTGGTGTTCCCGGGCGGTCTGTTCGCCCTTGCCGTGGGCCTGTTCCTGAAGGGGCTTGACCGGCGCATCGAGGCGCGCCTGCAGCGCCGCGTCGGCCCGCCCCTGATCCAGCCCTATCTGGATATCGCCAAGCTGTTCACCAAGGAAACGGTCATGCCGGCCTCTGCCAACCGGGCCGCCTTCCTGCTGGCCCCGCTGCTGGGCCTGACCGGCATGGCGGTGTGCGCAGCGCTGCTGCCCGTGCCGGGCGTCAGCGGGGGCCTGCCCGCCATGGGCGACCTGCTGGTGATCTTCTACCTGCTGCCGCTGCCCGCCATCGCGCTGATGGTCGGCGGTTCCGCCTCCAGCTCGCCGTTCGGGGCCATGGGCTTCTCGCGCGAGATGACGCTGATGTTCGCCTACGAAATGCCGCTGCTGGCCGTGATGCTGGCCGTGGCCATGAAGGTGGGCATGGCCACCGGCGGCGGAGCCGAGTTCTCGCTGGCCAGCATCGTGGACTATCAGCTGGCCAACGGGCAGTTGGCCTTCGACCCGGTGATGATTCCGGCCCTGCTGGCCTACCTGCTGTTCCTGCCCGGCACCATGGGCACCGTGCCCTTCGACGTGCCCGAGGCCGAAACGGAAATCATCGAAGGCCCCCTGCTGGAATACTCCGGCCCGGCCCTGGCCTTCTTCCACATCGCCTCGGCGCTCAAGACCGTGGTGGTGCTGGGCCTTGGCGTGGCGCTGTTCCTGCCGGGCACGGTTCCCGGCGGCATCGTCGCCAACATTCCGTGGTTCGTGCTGAAGTGCGCGGCGCTGATGGCCGTTTCGCTGACGCTGGTCAAGTCGGCCACCGGGCGCTTCCGCGTGGACCAGGCCTTCACCTTCTACCTCAAGTACCCCTCGGTGCTGGCCCTGGCGAGTCTGGTGCTGGCGTGGCGCGGTATGTAG
- a CDS encoding hydrogenase maturation nickel metallochaperone HypA, with protein MHESSIVEGILRIVSDEAARHGAPRISRVNLAVGLLACVESRTLTACFELLAEGTPAEGAPLDVQMLPLRGICPVCGDVETRKRKFSCPSCGDDAVHWIDGRELYIASIEVPGPDATDLPAAAQTTEG; from the coding sequence ATGCACGAATCGTCCATCGTCGAAGGCATCCTGCGCATCGTCTCTGACGAGGCGGCGCGACACGGCGCACCCCGCATCAGCCGGGTGAACCTTGCCGTGGGCCTTCTGGCGTGCGTCGAATCGCGCACCCTGACCGCCTGTTTCGAACTGCTGGCCGAAGGGACGCCCGCCGAGGGCGCGCCGCTGGACGTGCAGATGCTGCCACTGCGCGGCATCTGCCCCGTCTGCGGCGACGTGGAAACCCGGAAACGGAAATTCTCCTGCCCTTCGTGCGGCGACGACGCCGTGCACTGGATTGACGGCAGGGAACTGTACATCGCAAGCATAGAAGTGCCCGGCCCGGATGCCACAGACCTTCCGGCAGCGGCGCAAACCACGGAAGGATAG
- a CDS encoding NADH-quinone oxidoreductase subunit B family protein, giving the protein MNFLKKLSVRSPWLYRINAGSCNGCDVELATTACIPRYDVERLGCKYCGSPRHADIVLITGPLTARVKDKVLRVWDEIPEPKVTVAVGICPVSGGVFRDGYSIEGPIDRYIPVDVNVPGCPPRPQAIIEGVIKARDVWMARLGLQE; this is encoded by the coding sequence ATGAACTTCCTGAAGAAGCTCTCCGTGCGGTCGCCGTGGCTGTACCGGATCAACGCGGGCTCGTGCAACGGCTGCGACGTGGAACTGGCCACCACCGCCTGCATCCCCCGCTATGACGTGGAACGCCTGGGCTGCAAGTACTGCGGCAGCCCCCGCCACGCGGACATCGTGCTGATCACCGGGCCGCTGACCGCCCGCGTGAAGGACAAGGTGCTGCGCGTGTGGGACGAGATTCCCGAACCCAAGGTCACCGTGGCAGTGGGCATCTGTCCGGTAAGCGGCGGCGTGTTCCGTGACGGCTACTCCATCGAGGGCCCCATCGACCGTTACATCCCCGTGGACGTCAACGTGCCCGGCTGCCCGCCGCGCCCGCAGGCCATCATCGAAGGCGTGATCAAGGCCCGCGACGTGTGGATGGCCCGCCTCGGATTGCAGGAGTAA
- a CDS encoding nickel-dependent hydrogenase large subunit, protein MSTSAHTPQIDDHVNTDPRAGFTLPVGPLHVALEEPMYFRVSVEGETVKHVEITAGHVHRGMEALALRRNLFQNIVLTERVCSLCSNSHPFTYCMAVENLAGIVVPERARYLRSMAEEIKRIASHLFNVAILAHIIGFKSLFMHVMEVREIMQDIKETVYGNRMDLAANCIGGVKYNVDADLLTFLTRNLDRVQKHVEEIYNIYRNDPMVRGRTVGVGMLPQDKALEYAVVGPVARGSGLAVDIRKDVPHAAYPRLAFDVITETGCDVHSRAMIRLREALESISLVRQCARDLPGGETVARLPEIPAGEAVARSEAPRGELIYFLRTDGTDVPNRLKWRVPSYMNWDALGVMMHDCKVSDVPLIVNSIDPCISCTER, encoded by the coding sequence ATGAGCACCTCCGCCCATACCCCCCAGATAGACGACCACGTGAACACCGACCCGCGCGCGGGCTTCACCCTGCCTGTTGGCCCGCTGCACGTGGCCCTGGAAGAGCCCATGTACTTCCGCGTGAGCGTGGAAGGCGAAACCGTGAAGCATGTCGAGATCACCGCCGGGCACGTGCACCGGGGCATGGAGGCGCTGGCCCTGCGGCGCAACCTGTTCCAGAACATCGTGCTCACCGAGCGGGTCTGCTCGCTGTGCTCCAACAGCCACCCCTTCACCTACTGCATGGCGGTGGAAAACCTGGCAGGCATCGTGGTGCCCGAGCGGGCCCGCTACCTGCGCTCCATGGCCGAGGAAATCAAGCGCATCGCCTCGCACCTGTTCAACGTGGCCATTCTCGCGCACATCATCGGCTTCAAGTCGCTGTTCATGCACGTGATGGAAGTGCGCGAGATCATGCAGGACATCAAGGAAACGGTGTACGGCAACCGCATGGACCTCGCCGCCAACTGCATCGGCGGCGTGAAGTACAACGTGGATGCCGATCTGCTCACCTTCCTGACCCGCAACCTCGACCGCGTGCAGAAGCACGTGGAAGAAATCTACAACATCTACCGCAACGACCCCATGGTGCGCGGGCGTACCGTGGGCGTGGGCATGCTGCCGCAGGACAAGGCGCTGGAATACGCGGTTGTCGGCCCCGTGGCGCGCGGCAGCGGCCTGGCCGTGGACATCCGCAAGGACGTGCCGCACGCCGCCTACCCCCGCCTGGCCTTCGACGTGATCACCGAAACCGGGTGCGACGTGCATTCGCGCGCCATGATCCGCCTGCGCGAAGCCCTGGAATCCATCAGCCTCGTCCGCCAGTGCGCCCGCGACCTGCCCGGTGGCGAAACGGTGGCCCGGCTGCCGGAAATTCCGGCGGGCGAGGCCGTGGCCCGCAGCGAGGCCCCGCGCGGCGAACTGATCTACTTCCTGCGCACCGACGGCACCGACGTGCCCAACCGCCTGAAGTGGCGCGTGCCCTCGTACATGAACTGGGACGCGCTGGGCGTGATGATGCACGACTGCAAGGTTTCGGACGTGCCGCTCATCGTCAACTCCATCGACCCGTGCATTTCCTGCACGGAAAGATAG
- a CDS encoding 4Fe-4S dicluster domain-containing protein has protein sequence MLGFLKILARNVAQGPSTDPFPFAETHTPRRFRGKVTMDPAKCVGCAICRHVCAGGAIRIEPREDRSGYDFTVWHNTCALCGLCRHYCPTGAITMTNDWHNAHLQERKYDWAEHHFVPYLRCTGCEAHIRMLPPDLATRVYANHAQDLDFPALLRMCPKCRQVAAATRAAALNAPADAEAAAPSDTGNGNGSNPAAKAAAANEETTPATPHTVKDGGRTDADTPRATAG, from the coding sequence ATGCTGGGATTCCTGAAGATACTCGCCCGCAACGTGGCCCAGGGGCCGTCCACCGACCCCTTCCCCTTTGCCGAGACGCATACCCCCCGCCGCTTTCGCGGCAAGGTGACCATGGACCCCGCCAAGTGCGTGGGCTGTGCCATCTGCCGCCACGTGTGCGCGGGCGGGGCCATCCGCATCGAGCCGCGCGAGGACCGCAGCGGCTACGACTTCACGGTGTGGCACAACACCTGCGCCCTGTGCGGGCTGTGCCGCCACTACTGCCCCACCGGGGCCATCACCATGACCAACGACTGGCACAACGCGCACCTGCAGGAACGCAAGTACGACTGGGCGGAGCACCACTTCGTCCCGTACCTGCGCTGCACCGGGTGCGAGGCGCACATCCGCATGCTGCCGCCGGACCTGGCCACCCGCGTGTATGCCAACCACGCCCAGGACCTGGACTTTCCGGCGCTGCTGCGCATGTGCCCCAAGTGCCGCCAGGTGGCTGCCGCCACCCGCGCCGCCGCCCTGAACGCCCCTGCGGACGCCGAAGCAGCCGCCCCGTCGGACACGGGCAACGGCAACGGGTCCAACCCGGCGGCCAAGGCCGCTGCCGCCAACGAAGAAACCACCCCCGCCACCCCCCATACGGTGAAGGACGGAGGACGCACCGATGCTGACACGCCCCGCGCAACTGCAGGCTAA